GTTTCTAGGCCAACGCTGGCTGCTCAGCCACGGCGATGCGCTGTGCCTGGACGATACCGACTACATGCGCTTTCGCGCCATGGTGCGCCAGCCGGACTGGCAACAGGCCTTCCTGGCCCAGCCCCTGGCCGAACGCGAGGCCATCGCACGTGGTCTGCGCACCCAGAGCGAACTCCGCAAGCGCGGCCTGGCGAACGACCCCACGCTGTGGGCCGATGTGGATGCCACCGCCGCCAAGGACTGGCTGCGGCGCGGCGCGGCCAGCACCCTGGTCCACGGCCACACCCACCGGCCGGCCCAGCACGAACTGGGCGACGACCTGCGTCGTGTGGTCCTCAGCGACTGGGACGCCCTGGCCCACCCGCCGCGCGCCGAAGTGTTGAGACTCGACGCACGGGGGTTCCACCGCCTGCCACAGCCATTGAGCGGGCATGAGCGACAGACGCTCGGGTGCTGAGGCATGGCACGCCGACAAACAGGGGCTCCCCGCATCCTGCCCACCTTCATCCAGCGCTGGCTGCCGCGGCGTCTGCGCCGCCCTCCAGAGATCCCCTCCGCCCTGTGGAACACCACGCTGGCGCAACACCCCTTCCTGGCGGCGCTCGACCCACACGAGCAACAAAGGTTGCGCCAGCTGTGCCAGCACTTTCTGCTGGAGAAAGAATTCCACGGCGCCAATGGCCTGACCATCACCGATGCCATGGCTCTGACCATCGCCGCCCAGGCCTGCCTGCCCCTGCTGCACATGGGCGGCGTCGCCCAGGCCCCCACCAACGACCCCTTGCCCGCGCTGGACTGGTATGGCGACTTCGTGGGCATCGTGGTGCAGCCCGGCGCAGCGGTGGCCCAGCGCGAGGTCACCGATGGCATGGGCGTGGTGCACCGCTACCGCGAGGTGCTCGCCGGCGAGGCGATGGACCGCGGGCCTTTGATGCTGAGCTGGGAAGACGTTGCCCATGCCGGTTCCGCGGCGGAACATGGCAGCAACGTCGTCATCCACGAGTTCGTGCACAAGATCGACATGCACGGCATGCGCACGGGCGATACACCCGACGGAGCGCCTCCATTGGCGAAGGGTTTTCTGGGCTCGGACAGTGCCGCCCAAGCACGGGAGCACTGGCGGCGGACCATGCAGGCCGCCTACAACCGCTTTCGTGAGAGCCTGACCCTGGCCGAACGCTTCGGTGGTGAACCGCCCTGGCTGGACGACTACGCCGCCAAGGATCCGGCAGAATTTTTCGCCGTGACCTGTGAAGCCTATTTCGTCAACCGCGAGCGCTTCGCGCTGGAGTTCCCCGAGCTGATACCGCTGTACGACGGCTTCTTTCGACCCAGAACCTGAACCCCAGCCGGTCACGGTGGCGGGGCCCCTCCCCGCGCAACCAGAGACCGTACCCGGAGCCCCGCTCTCGCGACGCTCCAGGCAAACCGCGTCAACGCTTGAGCAGGACCTTGAGCACGGCCTGCAAGCGCCGCGCCGCAGCCGCGTCATAACCCGAACCGAGCACCTTCGCCACGTCTTCGCTCCAGGTTTCGGCCGGGCTGGCCGCGTTGCGGCGCGTCAGCAACTGCAGTTGCAGCATGCGGCGGTCGCTCAGGTGTTCGGCGGGCGTGGGTACCTCGGCGGCCATTTCGAGCCTCAGCAGGGTTTCACCCGGCAACCCAGCGGGGGCCTGCGACAGCGCCGCCACCCAGGCGGCCCGGCTGCCCGCATTCACGCGCGCCCCCAAGGCCTGCGCGGTGGGCAATTGCTGCGCGTCGCGCTGCTCCCACGCGGACATCAGCTGGGTCAACACCTCGCCGTGGGCCTGCGCGGCCAGCTTGCGTAGACTGGCCTGTGCCGATTCGATGGCCTGGCGTTGCGCGCGGAAGGCCGCATCGCCGAGTCGAGGACCGCGAGGCTCACGCTCCTCACGCCAGTCGCGCTGATCGCGGTACGGCGCACCGCCATCGCGCCCACCTCGTGCGTCGGGCCGCCCGGGAGCGCCATCACGGCGCCCCTCCGGGCGATCACCCCGCCGGCCGTCCCGCCCCGCAGGCTCGGCCTTCTTCATGCCAGGACGGTCGTCCCCGCGCACCGCCACCACCTTCTTCGGGGGCGCGGCGGGGGCCGCCGCTTTGGCCGGTACCTCAGGCGCACCTTCGACCGCATCGCCCTCGGCCGCTTGCGCTTCGTTGGGAGACACCGCGTCGGTGCCCCCTTCACCCTCGGCCGCCCCGCTCTGGGGTCCGGTGGGCGTAGCAGCGTCTCGCCGACCCGAAGGCACGGCCTCGGGCTGAGCGTTCAGCGCAGCCTCCAGCGCAGCCATCGCCTCGCGGATCCGCTGCGCGTCGCCACTGGCGCTCGCGTCCTCCAGGGCGCGGGACGCATCCAGCACGCGCTGATCGTGCGCATTGAGCGCCGTGGACGCCTTCTCGCGTTCGCTGCTCTTGCGAGAGAAAGCCTCGTCGATCGGCTGACGGAACGCCTCCCACAACTTCTGTTCGTGCTTGCGCTCCAGGGGCACCGCGTGGGCCTCGGCCTGCCAGCGCTGCTGAAGGGCCTTGACCGCGTCGATGCGCAACACCGGTGCGGCCCCCAGCGCGATGGCTTCGTCGATCAGCGCCCGGCGACGCGCCGTGCTCTCGGCCTGCGCGGTCTCCAGACGTGCGTGCGCGGCGTGCATCACGTCTTTCCAGATCGGCTGGATCTCAGCAAACGCCTTTTCGCTCAGGTGCCCGGCTTCGCGCCAGCGCTCGGAGAACGCGTGCAGCTCCCGCACCATGGCTTTCCAGTCGCTGCTCTGCTCGTGCGCCAAGGTCCATGCCTTGAGTTCTTCGATGATCCCCAGGCGCTGGGCCCGGTGGGCATCGGCCTGCTGGCGCACCTGGCTCAACCAGGCTTCCACCCATTTGTGGGCCTCGGTACAAGCTTCGTCAAAACGCTTCCAGAGCGCGTGATTGGGTTGCCCGCCCTGGTCGGTGCTCTTCCACTGGTCGCGCAAACTGCGCAGAGTCTCCTGCATCTTGCGCCCACCCAGGCGCTGGCCTTCAGGGGCCTGCAGCAGGGCCTCGGCCTTGGCGACCAGTTCTTCGCGCAGCTGATCAGCGCGCCAGCGTTGCCAGCCTTCGAGTTCACCCGCCTGGGTCAAGGCGGCATGGGCCCGCGCCTCCAGCTCGGCACCGATATGCCGCGCGTGGCTCTTGAGCACCGCGCGCACATCGGAGGCGGCTTTGGGCGTGGCTTTGCCGTGGCCTTCGGCCAACTCACGTTCGAGCACCCCCAGCACTTTGTCCAGCTCGGCGGCCACACGGGTCCGTTTTTCCTGCGCGGCCTGCGCACTCTGGGCGGACCTCTCAGCCGGCGCCACCACATCCACACCACGAGCGACGCGCAGTTCGTCGGCCCACACGGGCACGGCGGGCAGCGGCGCCTGCGGATCGGCATCGGCGGCAACGGTCTGAGCCAATGCGGCCTCGAAGGCATCCCATACCAATTGCAGCTGGCTGCGCGAGGCCTCCAGCATGGGCGGGAACTTGGCCTCCACACTCGCCCACTGCGCATCGTTCTGCAGCGTGCTGGTCTGCTGCAGCCAGTGCGCCACATCGGCACGCAGGGTGTCGGCGCTGTGTTGGGCATCGCGCCAGGATTTGGTCGACAGCACCTCGATGCGCTGCGCGATCAACACCGCGGCTTCGCGCTCCACCTGCACCCGGTGCTGCAGGTCTTCGATGGCCTTGACCCGCTCGGTCAATGCCTGTTTCAGCGAGGCCAGCGGTTCGCGAGACAGGGGCGCACCGGCCCGGGCCGCGTCGCGCTGCCAGGCCAAGGCATCCGCAAGGTTCAGCCGCGAGTGGTCCAGCAGGGTCTGCGCCTTGTGGGCCCATTCCACGGCGATCTGCTCCTGCGACTTCTGGCGCTTCTGTTCGTCGAGCTTTTCCTTCAGCGGCTTGGCGGCGCCCCGGTCGCGGTGCGACAACTCCTTGAACACCTCGTTCATCAACTCCACCGACGGCCCACTGCCCAGCCACTCCCGGATGCGCGCCGCACGCTCGCCGGAGGTGGGTGCGGAAAACGCGCCTCCGGTGAGCGCATCCAGCGGATGTGGCGCGGAGGAGGTTGAGGGCTTGGTCGGGATGGGGGTATTCACGGCGGCGGCGTTGGATGGGGTCGGCGACTTGCGCAGGGGAAACAGCGACATCAAACAGGAGACTCAGAAAAGGAAGGGTTCGACACCGTGCCGGCATCGAGCAAGC
This Hydrogenophaga taeniospiralis DNA region includes the following protein-coding sequences:
- a CDS encoding UDP-2,3-diacylglucosamine diphosphatase encodes the protein MDTPTSDRFAELRAPAHWQAVDFISDLHLQASEPATFECWLHYLQRPPAERADALFILGDLFEVWVGDDLLQAALPPTGTQHSADHGFWRRCAEALHAHGQHTPVYFIHGNRDFLLGPAGLSACGMHGLSDPTVLAFLGQRWLLSHGDALCLDDTDYMRFRAMVRQPDWQQAFLAQPLAEREAIARGLRTQSELRKRGLANDPTLWADVDATAAKDWLRRGAASTLVHGHTHRPAQHELGDDLRRVVLSDWDALAHPPRAEVLRLDARGFHRLPQPLSGHERQTLGC
- a CDS encoding zinc-dependent peptidase, whose amino-acid sequence is MARRQTGAPRILPTFIQRWLPRRLRRPPEIPSALWNTTLAQHPFLAALDPHEQQRLRQLCQHFLLEKEFHGANGLTITDAMALTIAAQACLPLLHMGGVAQAPTNDPLPALDWYGDFVGIVVQPGAAVAQREVTDGMGVVHRYREVLAGEAMDRGPLMLSWEDVAHAGSAAEHGSNVVIHEFVHKIDMHGMRTGDTPDGAPPLAKGFLGSDSAAQAREHWRRTMQAAYNRFRESLTLAERFGGEPPWLDDYAAKDPAEFFAVTCEAYFVNRERFALEFPELIPLYDGFFRPRT
- a CDS encoding DUF349 domain-containing protein, whose protein sequence is MSLFPLRKSPTPSNAAAVNTPIPTKPSTSSAPHPLDALTGGAFSAPTSGERAARIREWLGSGPSVELMNEVFKELSHRDRGAAKPLKEKLDEQKRQKSQEQIAVEWAHKAQTLLDHSRLNLADALAWQRDAARAGAPLSREPLASLKQALTERVKAIEDLQHRVQVEREAAVLIAQRIEVLSTKSWRDAQHSADTLRADVAHWLQQTSTLQNDAQWASVEAKFPPMLEASRSQLQLVWDAFEAALAQTVAADADPQAPLPAVPVWADELRVARGVDVVAPAERSAQSAQAAQEKRTRVAAELDKVLGVLERELAEGHGKATPKAASDVRAVLKSHARHIGAELEARAHAALTQAGELEGWQRWRADQLREELVAKAEALLQAPEGQRLGGRKMQETLRSLRDQWKSTDQGGQPNHALWKRFDEACTEAHKWVEAWLSQVRQQADAHRAQRLGIIEELKAWTLAHEQSSDWKAMVRELHAFSERWREAGHLSEKAFAEIQPIWKDVMHAAHARLETAQAESTARRRALIDEAIALGAAPVLRIDAVKALQQRWQAEAHAVPLERKHEQKLWEAFRQPIDEAFSRKSSEREKASTALNAHDQRVLDASRALEDASASGDAQRIREAMAALEAALNAQPEAVPSGRRDAATPTGPQSGAAEGEGGTDAVSPNEAQAAEGDAVEGAPEVPAKAAAPAAPPKKVVAVRGDDRPGMKKAEPAGRDGRRGDRPEGRRDGAPGRPDARGGRDGGAPYRDQRDWREEREPRGPRLGDAAFRAQRQAIESAQASLRKLAAQAHGEVLTQLMSAWEQRDAQQLPTAQALGARVNAGSRAAWVAALSQAPAGLPGETLLRLEMAAEVPTPAEHLSDRRMLQLQLLTRRNAASPAETWSEDVAKVLGSGYDAAAARRLQAVLKVLLKR